Proteins encoded together in one Oryzias latipes chromosome 11, ASM223467v1 window:
- the LOC101171845 gene encoding tetraspanin-13, producing MGCRFTCTRESLSAINILYVMVSVLMIGTAAWGKWLGLLSSFQVVGGVIGVGVFLFLVALVGLVGAVKHHQVLLFFYMIILFLVFIVQFSVSSACLAITKEQQDRLLEMGWNNSDSTQQDVEKTLNCCGYRHVDPNSTCSAACFQNQSCQSCAENIQDHVGGVLHFVGGIGLFFSFTQIVAVWLTYQYRNQRDPRPNPNAFL from the exons ATGGGCTGCAGATTCACCTGCACCAGGGAGAGCCTGAGTGCTATCAACATCCTCTACGTG ATGGTGAGTGTGTTGATGATTGGCACTGCTGCATGGGGAAAGTGGTTGGGTCTGCTGTCCAGCTTCCAGGTGGTTGGAGGAGTGATCGGCGTGggtgtcttcctctttttggTGGCACTGGTGGGACTTGTCGGGGCTGTGAAGCACCACCAGGTCCTCCTCTTCTTT TACATGATCATCCTGTTCCTGGTCTTCATTGTGCAGTTCTCCGTGTCCAGCGCCTGCCTGGCAATCACCAAGGAGCAGCAG GATCGCCTGTTGGAGATGGGCTGGAACAATTCTGACAGCACTCAACAGGATGTGGAGAAGACCCTCAACTGCTGTGGCTACAGACATGTGGACCCCAACAGCACCTGCAGCGCT GCCTGTTTCCAGAACCAGTCCTGTCAGTCCTGTGCAGAGAACATCCAGGACCACGTAGGAGGGGTCCTCCACTTTGTTGGAGGGATCGGGCTCTTCTTCAGCTTTACTCAG ATTGTGGCAGTTTGGCTCACCTATCAGTACAGGAACCAGAGGGACCCTCGGCCCAACCCAAATGCTTTCCTGTGA
- the agr2 gene encoding anterior gradient protein 2 homolog, whose translation MIKATLPVLLLALTSTFAKYTPKTGRRVPQTLSRGWGDQLIWAQTYEEGLYWSRSRNKPLMVLFHLEDCPHSQALKKVFSEDDKVQKILDEDFIVLNLVYETTDKHLSPDGQYVPRILFVDPSMTVRADINGRYGNRLYAYEPTDMGLLFSNMEKAKKLLKAEL comes from the exons ATGATCAAAGCAACACTTCCGGTGCTCCTGCTGGCTTTGACCTCCACCTTTGCTAAATACACCCCAAAAACAGGCCGAAGGGTTCCACAAACCCTGTCCAGAG GATGGGGTGACCAGTTGATCTGGGCTCAGACGTATGAAGAGGGGCTGTACTGGTCCAGGTCCAG GAACAAGCCCTTGATGGTTCTATTTCACTTGGAGGACTGCCCCCACAGCCAGG CGTTGAAGAAAGTGTTCTCTGAAGATGACAAAGTCCAGAAAATCCTTGATGAGGACTTCATCGTCCTCAACCTGGTG TACGAAACCACAGACAAGCACCTCTCTCCTGATGGACAGTATGTTCCGCGAATCCTGTTTGTGG ACCCCTCCATGACGGTGAGGGCGGACATCAATGGTCGCTATGGCAACCGCTTGTATGCCTATGAGCCAACCGACATGGGCCTCT tgttcAGTAACATGGAAAAAGCAAAGAAGCTGCTGAAGGCTGAACTTTGA